In the Cellvibrio sp. KY-GH-1 genome, AAAATTTCCACGTGACGTAACGCCGACTCAACCAATGCATCAGGAGTGGGCTCACCATATTTTTTTTGCAAGTCCTTTTCGAGTGAACCCGCATTAACGCCAATTCGGATAGGAATGTTCAAATCACGCGCTTTATCAACTACTGCTTTAATTCGCTTTTCACGCCCGATATTACCTGGGTTAATCCGCAAGCAATCTACACCTAAATCAGCAACACGCAGCGCAATACGATAGTCAAAGTGAATATCGGCAACCAAAGGAATAGTGACTTGCTTACGAATCTCACCAAACGCTTCCGCTGCTTCCATAGTGGGAACAGATACACGAATGATATCTGCGCCCGCCAATTGAATACGTTTTATTTGTTCAACAGTCGCAACAACATCCGTAGTTTCAGTATTCGTCATACTTTGTACAGAAATAGGGGCATCACCACCTACAGGAACATTTCCCACCATAATTTGACGGGATCTACGGCGCTTAATCGGGGATTCGCAATGCATAAAATTTCCTAATTCGGAGTATCACCTAATTGTTAGGTGTCTTGCCGACCTTTACGCTAAGCACATTAGTACCTATTGCCGGAACCAATGTGATTTGTTCGTTATTTAATTCAATCTGCACGGCTGGTGCATTACCGAGCTTTATATCGAACGGAGCCCTGCCCTGCAAAACTAAATGCACACCCGCAGCCTGCAGATCCGCAACCAACACATCTCCGCTAGAGTCACTTACTTCCAACCAACATTCTTCGGTAAATGTAAACTCAATTTCATCCAACACTCCAACACGAGAACTGCCAGTTGAGATCGATGAAGAAGACCTGGAATCTGTATTCTCGTTCGACATGCCCACTGAACTCTCTGCAACTAAACCAACAATTGAGCTTGACGATGAACTGAACTGGTTAGCCATATCGGTAGCAGGTATTGAAACCTCATCTAAAGTTGTTGGCGATAAACCGCCAGACGCAGAAGACTCAGTCGCCATTGATGATTCAGCAACACTCGAACTTGAAAAAACCTCAACTGCTGGAACAATCGCTACGGGCAAATCGTACTCAGGCTCTTTCCGATTATCAAAAAACCAGACAGAAATTAACCAAAGCACCAATAACACAACCACAATTAATGCAACAAACTGCCACAGTGGCTTAGTGGCCGACTCCTGCTTTTTAGGCAAAACTTGCTCGTTCAGACCGTATTTTTGTGCATGACGATCATAAGCGGCTAACACTTGCACCACATCAAGTTTCACGAGATTGGCATAAGAACCAAGATAACCACGGGTAAAAGTATCTGCGCCCATATGACGGTAGTCATCCAACTCAAGCGCGCGCACTTTAGTCAGAGTCATATACAGTTCTTTTGCAATCTGCTCCTGAGATAAGCCTGCGCGCTCACGC is a window encoding:
- a CDS encoding RodZ domain-containing protein; translation: MVSDDDKKTTEDSRFRELSPGKLLVWGRERAGLSQEQIAKELYMTLTKVRALELDDYRHMGADTFTRGYLGSYANLVKLDVVQVLAAYDRHAQKYGLNEQVLPKKQESATKPLWQFVALIVVVLLVLWLISVWFFDNRKEPEYDLPVAIVPAVEVFSSSSVAESSMATESSASGGLSPTTLDEVSIPATDMANQFSSSSSSIVGLVAESSVGMSNENTDSRSSSSISTGSSRVGVLDEIEFTFTEECWLEVSDSSGDVLVADLQAAGVHLVLQGRAPFDIKLGNAPAVQIELNNEQITLVPAIGTNVLSVKVGKTPNN